AGTTGTTGCATTAAGTGTGTCAGTGTCAGTGCTGATAAGTAACATGAATACTGGAAAATGTAAAGCAGTGTTGCAGATTTTTGCATAGGAATGGGAATATTTGCGGTAAACAAGGAAGGAGAAGTCACAGTGAGCTTCAAGAACGACATAAATTTGAATGATTTCTTTAAGCCTGATCAGATAGCGGATGCAACTGCTGAAAAATCTACAAGTTTGAAGAGAAGGAAGGTTGGAAATCTGAAGCTCCAAACCGCATTCTCGTTCAAATATAGGCTTTCACTAGAGGGTTTGTTCAGCAAACAAAAACCAGAACAAATGTTTTCTCCAGAGCCCTATTCTCAGCTTGAGTTAGCAGCAATTAAGCTTCAGAAAGTCTACAAGAGTTACAGGATCAGAAGAATTCTGGCTGATTGTGCAGTTGTTTGCGAGGAGCTGTGGTTTGCTCATATCCAACTCTATTATTGTCTTCTCATTTTGTgcttatattttcatttagtgCTAGAAAGTACTACTTCTTGCCAATTAATTAGGAGCCAAAATTTTCCATTAATTTGTTTCTCTTAAAAATTTGCAAAAACTATGTAGTTTTAGCCTCTTCTAAGGATTAAAGAAtacttttagttaaaaatagtaCATTTGAGCATTTTTGAAGCTTATATTAGCCTACAAATTCAATTATTAGTGCTCAGTGAACTTTAAAAACTACTgtcttaagtttttttttctctggtCCAGGTGGAAGGATTCGGTGATTACTGCTTGCAGGTGTTCTACATCCCATTTTGACCCTGATAAATCACAAACACCTATTTCAAAATGGGCAAGGGCTAGGATGATGGCTGCTAaggtattttttaatattagaagCCATAAACTTTAATCTACTTTGACTAAGGAATATCTTTTTATGTAGTTTGCTTCAATATTTGGGCCCATATTAGTCTTCTTTGAACCATTTACATTTCCCAAAAGATGATGTACTTAATATAATTTGACTAGGACCATAGAGACGTATTCAAAGTTTACCATCTCCTTTCTAAAAAAATTTCCTTTAGGATCTTGTTGAATGACAACCActatacttttttctttctctgatGTTAGGTGGGAAAAGGTTTGTCCAAAGATGATAAGGCACAGAAATTCGCACTAAGACACTGGCTTGAAGCTGTAAGCTCATCCGTCTACATCTTGACTaacataaattcatttttgtaactataacaaattttcttttgtttggtCATTTATTCTCTTAGAATCCAAAGAAGCCAATTAATCAAGGCTATGATTTCCATATATTTTTCAGATTGATCCTCGTCATCGTTATGGTCATAATCTTAATTTCTACTATGAAGTCTGGTTTCGTAGCCAGAGCTATCAGCCTTTTTTCTACTGGTATATTGTTAATGGTGCAATGCTAAAATGTCTTGGtctgaaaaaaattgaatccttattttctaatttcttaatTGCATCTTGGTGAATGAAGGTTGGATGTTGGGGATGGCAAAGAAGTGGAGCTAAAAGCATGTCCTAGAAAGGACTTGCAGGACCAGTGCATAAAGTACCTTGGACCTGTAAGTTGTTTCACTAAATAGCATATACAATTTCACGTATGATAATACTTGTACTAAATATATAATGCAACAATGGCATCTTATTACGTGACATTGATATTGGTGAATTGTTGAATTCGCCTATGTTGACTTGATAGTAAAAGCTTTTCAACGTTGTTCCTTGAATTTTGCAGAAAGAAAGGGAAGCATATGAAGTGATTGTAGAGGGAGGGAGGCTTGTTTATAAAGAGAGCAAGAACCTTGTACACACTACCGAGGAATCCAAGTGGATTTTTGTTCTTAGCTTATCTAGAGTTTTGTATGTTGGACGAAAGAATAAAGGCCATTTTCAACACTCTAGTTTTCTGGCTGGTGGTGCAACCATTGCATCTGGAAGATTGGTTGCTCAGCATGGAGTTCTTCAAGTATGCTGCAATCTATTTTATACGTATACCCCTTTTTCACAAATGCAAGATTCCAAAGAAGGAAATTGAAGAATGGTTCTTATTTAAAGAATGTGATAACTAAAAGTTTTAATCTTACAGCTATATATGAATGTGAAAATCAGAAGTTTAAATTGATCTTACAGTTTTTACAATAATGTTAGTTCTAAATTGATGTTCGTTTTACATCTTACGCAGGCTATATGGCCATACAGTGGTCACTACCGTCCAACAGAGAAAAATTTCAAGGAATTCATTAGCTTCTTGGAGGAACACAGTGTGAATATGACAAATGTAAAGGTGAAACACTATAAAAACATCTTCCCCTATAATAGCTTTGTGAAATTGCATTCAATAGAAGCatgaatttggtgaaaatttgTTGAAACATTTTGCAATTTCATGGTTGTCTGCTGCAGAAAGATGCAGTGGACGAAGATGTTCCACCTTCTCAACCTGCCAATGATGAGAAGCTGGCCTTTGAATACATGGATGGCAATGctaataaaaatggtaaagaAAAAGCGGAAGAAGGTTCAGTACATGAGAACAAGCCAATGTCAAGCAAATGGAGTACTGGAGTAGGTCCTCGGATTGGTTGTGTGAGAGAATATCCAACAAAATTCCAAGTTCAAGCACTTGAACAGCTCAATCTTTCACCTAGAGACAACCAGGGAACATTTGCAGACAAAGCACCAATTCCTTCTCCCAGACCAAGAACCAAACATCTTTCACCTAAGCTTGTGAACATGGGACTTCCTAGCCCTATGCTACAAGGACATTGAAGTACATGCTGGACATTGCTTTAGTTTTAGCATTGGTACATATTACAGTATTATAAAGGTCACAAAGGAGCTaacccaacaacatttttcttttgttttcatttgggTTTTCATTGGCCAGTTCAtagagaattatttttttctctgctCCCTTTTATCTATTGGTAGTAAGGGGTTAGGTTAGTAGTTCATTCTTGTGTATGTCAAATCACATTTGCAAatacaactattttttattagctTCTCTTGCCTGTCTTCTGATGTGGATTCGGTCATTGTTAGAGTATTAGCTTCATTCTGTTTTATATCTTCTGATGCTGTACTGTTATAGTATGTTTGTTAGGAGTGTTGCTTGGATCATTgtatatatattcaacatacTCATCTATGTAATAGTGGATATGTTCTTTTCAACTATTTTCTCATGGTTAAAATTGCAAGCAAGGTGACTCCACAATATCACAATACTATACTGGTCTGAAAACTATTTTCAAAGAACTTTCTCTACATCGTATTGCAAATTATTcttattgtaatttattatatcaataaaatcatctccaaatttttataaacttcatttacttttttatctttttaatttttatttctatgctGAGGGGGTTTAAGTTATATTCTCgtaaaaatgataaaagctACTGTGTAACACCATTCtagttttgatttattttttggttactatttttattaatatatgttttagttgtGAGCTGGTATAAgtgatgtcaaaaaaaaaatcttacttttttttaatttaacttgatCGATTTATTCCTAACACTATTTactattttgattattttaacaatatggtgagtgttattataatttgggAGGATTTTTTATCCCCTCgcatcattaaatattttttttgacttGACGATTATAAAAAGGCTATTGTTGTTTGATATAGTTTCTCAAATgccaattaaaaaataaaaaataaaaaagaagtaaggataataaatatttaatgaataatttcttttcaagATTCTTAACACTTTTTATACACATTGTAATGTTGGggaatatttgttttttcttttatttaatgtggAATTTTATTTATACCCAATATGTAACAGGTGTcaagttcatatttttttttttgaaaaaaagaaatttaccTTGTAAATTGTTGATTATCACAAAAGTAAAAGTTCTAAAAATGCTAATTTTATACTTTGAagattttatcttcttttacaCACGATTAGTTCTAGTGTCttattataagtaattaaaaattattttacgataatcaacaataaaaaataattgattaagcAGGTTTGCCATTAAAAATAACGGAACTAAATGGAACATTCCTAGAATTGATTATTGAAGAAATCTATAAAAAAGAGTTTGGGCTTTGTTATATTGGGCCTTATTATAATGGGCTGTGTAGGGGCAAGGCTATGTCAAGAATCCGCGGATAGCTAGAGACAAGGGTCAAATCGGAGCGTGCGTgggaaatgaagaaaaagtgaGTTTTGATTTTTTGAGTTTGAGGCTCTAGTTACCGTTATGATTTGATTTCATGATCTTTTTCTTCCACCAAcacattcaaatttcaaaactttcttctctctcaaccTTGCCTTAATTAACCCAACAACGTACTCTCTCTTACACACAACTAAACCCCAAAATTCTCTCTTTCCTCAACAGAGACCAAATTTCTCTTACCCGTTCAGTTTGTTCGGCAAAAACCGTTACTTTTCTCCAATGGGTGCTTCGGGAAAGTGGTTCAAGTCATTCATTCCTTTTCGAAAGACCTCAACTTCAACAACTGATCAAGTAAGTGAAGTAGCAACCTTCTATTTCTGGTGTTTTTGCTGTTGTTCACTGTTTACAGAGTAAGTATGGGTAATTTAATGTGATGTGATGTGTAATCTGGAGAAGGGTCGTGAAAACAAGAGCAAGAAGAAATGGAAGCTATGGAGGGCTTCTTCAGAAGGGTCCACCGTGAAGAAAGTTGGTGAAGCTGCTGTACCTGATTCTTCCTTTACTTATGCTGTGGCTGTGATGGTTCCCAAAGATTTCAAGCTCATCAAGCAGGAATGGGCTGCCATCCGTATTCAGGCTGTGTTTCGAGCCTTCTTGGTAACTTTCACCCTCATGGATGcattaactttaaatttaatttgagcTTGGTAATTATATTCTGAGTTCATGTTTTATAACATATCTTGAATTAGACCCATGTTTATCATAGATGTGACCctgaaatttgaatttccaATTTAGGATAAAGAAGAATTAAGATTTAGAATTTGGGAGTTGGAACCTCCGGAGCTTAGCATGATTTTGTGCACGATCCACCAATAGAccgaaataaataagaaaaggaaTGCTTGTGCTTTTATGATTTCAAATAAGTTCAGAGCTAATCTAATCTCAACTCAagtgaaaatgaattttcataTTCCTGGTCAGCTTTTTAAGTGTCTCTTATGAATGTGTCTATTCTGCTTGAGTCATTCTgttcttaacttttttattttatttttcatattgacCTTAACTCTTTTGATATGTTTTGCAGGCTAGACGAGCTTTGAGGGCCCTGAGGGCAGTGGTAAGGCTGCAAGCTATTTTTCGAGGCCGGTTAGTCAGAAAGCAAGCAGCCGTCACTCTGAGGTGTATGCAGGCTCTTGTTAGAGTTCAGGCTCATGTGAGAGCAAGGAATGTGAGGAATTCTCCTGAAGGGAAAGCAGTGCAGAAATTACTTGATGAGTATCGCAACCTGGCTGATCCTTTTAAGCAAATTGAGGTTAATAATTTGCTTCAAGATTATGTAACATTCTCTAATCATGATTTTGAGTTAACATATTAGGAGATGCTAACATGTAGCATTTTTTGTGTTATTGTTATCAGCAAGGATGGTGTGACATTCCTGGAACCGTGGATGAAGTTAAAGCAAAGCTACGACTGAGGCAAGAAGGAGCTATCAAGAGGGATAGAGCAATGGCATACTCTCTGTCCACACAGGTAATGAAGTTGGCAAGATTTTCTTTGACATAAGCTTGTCTCTTTGGTAAGATTTTATTAGCTAAGAACTTAAGAAATTCTTGTGGTTCGAATTTAAATTTTGCTTGCATGTAGCAGTCAAGACTGGTTGCCAGTCCAAATCCTAAAGCCAATAAGCTATTGACTCCTCTCAAGCAGCACAACCTAAGCAACAAGAGCTTAGGATGTAGCTTGTTAGAACGCTGGATGGAGGCCAAGCCTTGGGAGAGTCCAAACTACAGGAAGAGTGAAGACCTTGTTCCTGCTTTTCAATCAAGAAAGAATGGTGTGACATCCAGGATTTCAGCAGTTAAACCTCTAATGACTAGCCAATCCACTCCATCATCTTCGGCCATAAGCTCTGAATACATGTGTGATGATAGTCCTGTGTCAACTTCTTATACAGCTGGATCTCCATCCTTTCCGTCCACCAATACTGTTTTAATGGACGCAACAGAGGAAAGAGAGGTTCATCAACCAAGCTACATGAATTTGACAGAATCAACCAAGGCTAAACTGAAAACTTGCAGGAGTTCTTCCCAGAATTCAAAGAGTCTTGTGATGGAGGATTGTGTGTCTCACAGCACAACGACAGGTTTGATAAATGGAGATTTTAGAAGCAGTTCTAATTCTGACCCTTCAGTTAACATATGGAAGGATTCTTGTGCAACACCTCTGAGGGCAAGTTATCAAAAACGACAAATTGGGATATGAGCTTCTGTAACAGTGGCAACAGCTTGTTGTCCATTGCCACTTTGGCAACATGCGTGAAAGTTAGGATAAAGGGCTAATTGACCGTCCGTGTAGATAACATAGGTGGTTCTGTTTTTGTGTGAAGAATGAAATAGCAGCAAACTAGTACACTATTTTAATCTGTATGGTGTTTACATACTAATATATGCACAAGTGACTTCTCTGTGTGAATTAGATAACTCTAGTTGCTTAATATGAAGTCGGTATTATTCACTTTTTGGAAACTACCTatgcattgtttttttttccccACAATTTAGTGAAGTTTTAGTGTTATGGCTTTATCTAATATAATGGATGTATGGAACTACTCTTCAACAGATTTTTCAGtaacagaaaataataataataataataataataataataatagatgaATTTGAGTCTTTTTGTTCCAAATAATAAGGACAATAATATGTTACAGTCTGTAACATTGTCAGTTGCAGGCTTGATTGCTGGGCTTCAATTGGTGTTAATACCCATCTTAACATACTACATGTTTTCGTTGCTGGGCTTCAAATGGGAACCTTATTTTCGAAAAAGAATTAAACAGGCAactatagaaagaaaaaaaaaactattaactaattaaaatatactcttaatattattattgtttttcaaaataagccAATTTAAACACGTTTGCTATCTTGCAATAATAATATGCAGCTGGTCAGTGTGTCCCATTCTGCATTACTACAAATTAACATTTACTTAACAGTGTCATTGGTAGTCTGATAACAGTGACATCTGATCAATTTTATATGATATCTAATAAGAATCATTAAACTTTTtagaagtaaaaaatattaaatgtcaCATAAAGATTAACCAAAAGTTAAAGTTATTATATTCTGTTcacatgaaatttaataaagtactagtatttttttataaattggaaAATGTGAATGTCACATAAAGATTCATTTGAGAGCTGGGACCATGTTGAAGGTGTAGGTAGTCATAAACTATGTAATAAATTTCCTATAAACCACTTAATCATTTCACTTTGCTATTTAATATCTCAACTGAATCTATCATAAATAGTTCTTTTATTAGTTGTggaccaaaataaaaatcatgtttgTTTCTTCTGCACCAGTAACTCCACGGTCGACCCAAAACAGCAGAGCAGTAACTGTCAAAAGGATGGGAAGGATGCAAAAAGCATCAATTCAAGATTAGAGCAGTGTAAGTAAGCTTTATTTGACAAAGCTTATCTCCACTTAAGCAACAAGAATAGTATAATAGCTTGTTAAATCACGTGGTCCAATTCATAATATGTAATGATGAAACATGCAGTATGGTCCAGTTCCAGTCAATCATGCAAGGACCACAGTTATTACCGTCACAATTGAAGCATCTCTGCATAATTTAACTGCTAAAAAAGATTGGTAAAACAGACACAAGAAACACTAACGAAACATTTTGAGTGGCAAAGAGATCAAACAAATGGAATGGTTCAAAGGAGAATTCAGAGAGTATTAGTTTGACTTGTGTATATTGCATGGTGTACGTGCACAAGACGAGGAGGCTGTTATAGGCTTTCCACGTGAGAATATGCGCTAACAAAGGCAAGAAATCAGGATGCCAccaaaagttgtaaaaaaaatttgaatgtcATTTGATGGGATTCTCAAGTGAGGGAAAGAAAAAGTGTGTGACGCTTTCTTCAATTTGGAGTAAATGTGCAAGCTTCCTTTCATGGGGGATTGCCATGAATAGAAGGAAGACGAAGTGGGGGCAGTGGGGCCTTGTAGGAGGCCTATTTTCTTGGATATCCCTTTTTCTGTAGGGCATTTCTAGTCTTGTTTCCTTGCTTTATGAAGAATATAACCTctgttctctttttctttcttttttttcccatTATTTGCACTGGCCATACTCATCAATACTAACGTGGCCCTTCAGCTGTAAGCATCACTTTCAATTATtgattgactcatcaaaattcaaattcaagcaTCTTCTGTCTTCATTACATCACTAGTATTTTAATCACAGTTAGAGATATGAGTTCAATATC
This DNA window, taken from Vigna radiata var. radiata cultivar VC1973A chromosome 5, Vradiata_ver6, whole genome shotgun sequence, encodes the following:
- the LOC106761113 gene encoding protein IQ-DOMAIN 1 isoform X2, yielding MGASGKWFKSFIPFRKTSTSTTDQGRENKSKKKWKLWRASSEGSTVKKVGEAAVPDSSFTYAVAVMVPKDFKLIKQEWAAIRIQAVFRAFLARRALRALRAVVRLQAIFRGRLVRKQAAVTLRCMQALVRVQAHVRARNVRNSPEGKAVQKLLDEYRNLADPFKQIEQGWCDIPGTVDEVKAKLRLRQEGAIKRDRAMAYSLSTQSRLVASPNPKANKLLTPLKQHNLSNKSLGCSLLERWMEAKPWESPNYRKSEDLVPAFQSRKNGVTSRISAVKPLMTSQSTPSSSAISSEYMCDDSPVSTSYTAGSPSFPSTNTVLMDATEEREVHQPSYMNLTESTKAKLKTCRSSSQNSKSLVMEDCVSHSTTTGLINGDFRSSSNSDPSVNIWKDSCATPLRASYQKRQIGI
- the LOC106760617 gene encoding IQ domain-containing protein IQM1; the encoded protein is MGIFAVNKEGEVTVSFKNDINLNDFFKPDQIADATAEKSTSLKRRKVGNLKLQTAFSFKYRLSLEGLFSKQKPEQMFSPEPYSQLELAAIKLQKVYKSYRIRRILADCAVVCEELWWKDSVITACRCSTSHFDPDKSQTPISKWARARMMAAKVGKGLSKDDKAQKFALRHWLEAIDPRHRYGHNLNFYYEVWFRSQSYQPFFYWLDVGDGKEVELKACPRKDLQDQCIKYLGPKEREAYEVIVEGGRLVYKESKNLVHTTEESKWIFVLSLSRVLYVGRKNKGHFQHSSFLAGGATIASGRLVAQHGVLQAIWPYSGHYRPTEKNFKEFISFLEEHSVNMTNVKKDAVDEDVPPSQPANDEKLAFEYMDGNANKNGKEKAEEGSVHENKPMSSKWSTGVGPRIGCVREYPTKFQVQALEQLNLSPRDNQGTFADKAPIPSPRPRTKHLSPKLVNMGLPSPMLQGH
- the LOC106761113 gene encoding protein IQ-DOMAIN 1 isoform X1 — its product is MGASGKWFKSFIPFRKTSTSTTDQGRENKSKKKWKLWRASSEGSTVKKVGEAAVPDSSFTYAVAVMVPKDFKLIKQEWAAIRIQAVFRAFLARRALRALRAVVRLQAIFRGRLVRKQAAVTLRCMQALVRVQAHVRARNVRNSPEGKAVQKLLDEYRNLADPFKQIEQGWCDIPGTVDEVKAKLRLRQEGAIKRDRAMAYSLSTQQSRLVASPNPKANKLLTPLKQHNLSNKSLGCSLLERWMEAKPWESPNYRKSEDLVPAFQSRKNGVTSRISAVKPLMTSQSTPSSSAISSEYMCDDSPVSTSYTAGSPSFPSTNTVLMDATEEREVHQPSYMNLTESTKAKLKTCRSSSQNSKSLVMEDCVSHSTTTGLINGDFRSSSNSDPSVNIWKDSCATPLRASYQKRQIGI